Proteins encoded within one genomic window of Deinococcus hopiensis KR-140:
- a CDS encoding type II toxin-antitoxin system prevent-host-death family antitoxin: MTNDSRTLVKTRELRTKLPEYLARVKAGERLVVERHSEAVAALVPLADYWRLHHDRVRARFGKDSMNTQRIVVTNVSGGEGKTTTAREVAYALASRGYRVGLVDLDPQASLTKSLGLHDPQEDGTPPTALLEDAPALSVFARDGTMLPSPTSVYGVDVWPANASLGGADALLATDPSRLHNLRDALDALTGYDFLFLDTKPSLSHLLYASVAAADHLVVPVNGIKGMENLEELGKLLKLARPVSPRIGVRLFVPNRIRPNLNHHKNIMATLQQYAAIAPVSRAIGDRVPVVGGALEARQPVVVHRPRSEAALEYQAVADDLLAALGVSPSSTLSPTEPAVEEAL, encoded by the coding sequence GTGACGAACGACTCCCGCACGCTTGTGAAGACCCGCGAGCTGCGCACGAAGTTGCCGGAATACCTCGCCCGCGTCAAGGCGGGCGAGCGGCTCGTAGTAGAGCGGCACAGTGAGGCTGTAGCGGCGCTCGTGCCACTCGCAGACTACTGGCGCCTGCATCACGACCGCGTTCGGGCACGTTTCGGAAAGGACTCCATGAACACGCAACGTATTGTCGTGACGAACGTCTCTGGCGGTGAGGGTAAGACGACAACTGCGCGCGAAGTCGCGTATGCCCTTGCCTCACGTGGTTACCGCGTCGGCCTGGTTGACCTCGATCCACAAGCTTCCCTGACCAAAAGCCTTGGGCTGCACGACCCGCAGGAGGACGGCACTCCTCCCACTGCCCTGCTGGAGGACGCCCCGGCGCTCAGCGTCTTCGCACGTGACGGGACAATGCTGCCCTCCCCCACCAGCGTCTACGGCGTAGATGTGTGGCCAGCCAACGCCTCCCTCGGCGGGGCTGACGCCCTGCTCGCCACGGACCCCAGCCGTCTGCATAACTTGCGCGACGCGCTAGACGCCCTCACGGGGTACGACTTCCTCTTCCTTGACACCAAGCCCAGTCTGTCCCACCTGCTCTACGCCTCTGTGGCCGCTGCCGATCACCTTGTGGTCCCGGTCAACGGCATCAAGGGCATGGAGAACCTGGAGGAACTCGGCAAGTTGCTCAAGCTCGCCCGGCCTGTGAGCCCACGGATCGGCGTTCGGCTCTTTGTGCCCAACCGTATCCGCCCCAACCTCAACCATCACAAGAACATCATGGCGACGCTGCAGCAGTACGCGGCTATCGCGCCAGTGAGCCGCGCCATTGGAGACCGTGTGCCTGTCGTGGGCGGCGCGTTGGAAGCGCGGCAACCCGTCGTGGTGCATCGCCCACGCAGTGAGGCGGCGCTTGAGTATCAGGCTGTGGCAGACGACCTGCTTGCCGCGCTGGGTGTGTCCCCTTCCTCCACGCTCTCCCCCACTGAGCCTGCAGTGGAGGAGGCGCTGTGA
- a CDS encoding AAA family ATPase, producing MNPIHTRAQEIAAHIDAYLAPVAKAKLWKNEEYSIEADAYVHALGLMSHLFYADQHLHTKEVDLAEAFLNKKTRTETVKALREFTEMFKAVEDSEALPEFLKASLMYDESQQKGTTRTLIGLLEQFGTLCIAVDGKKTEEEVRALSQYILQLIEASEKERLIIRATLAKTVTASSSAQNPPPPKERTLESLLDELRSMVGLARVKEEVTAATNLVRVRQMREQMGLPAMPMSLHMVFTGNPGTGKTTVARLIALIYKELGLLEEGHLTEVDRSGLVGGYIGETAIKVQKVVQSARGGILFIDEAYALKTDGHDFYGQEAINTLLKSMEDHRDDLVVIVAGYTQQMEAFLETNPGLRSRFNRYIHFDDYTGEELLNIFQYMCASNGYTSTQIAVYQLKSHFSSLYAERDQNFGNARTVRNIFETILKHQAGRVVTINQPTADDLSFIDLADIAWLFERPAKSLAERGRA from the coding sequence TCGACGCCTATCTCGCGCCCGTAGCAAAAGCCAAACTCTGGAAAAACGAGGAATATTCAATTGAGGCGGATGCCTACGTCCACGCCCTCGGTCTCATGAGTCACCTCTTCTACGCGGACCAGCACCTGCATACCAAAGAAGTGGACCTGGCCGAAGCCTTCTTAAATAAGAAGACACGGACTGAGACAGTAAAAGCCTTGAGGGAGTTCACTGAAATGTTCAAGGCTGTTGAGGACTCAGAAGCTCTTCCCGAATTCCTGAAAGCATCCCTCATGTACGACGAAAGTCAACAAAAGGGTACAACTCGCACCTTAATTGGTCTTCTCGAGCAGTTTGGCACACTGTGCATTGCAGTAGATGGGAAGAAAACAGAGGAAGAAGTCCGCGCCCTGAGTCAATATATCCTCCAGCTGATCGAAGCAAGTGAGAAGGAGCGCTTGATCATTCGAGCGACACTCGCCAAGACCGTGACTGCAAGCTCGTCTGCGCAGAACCCGCCCCCTCCCAAGGAACGGACGCTGGAAAGTCTCCTCGATGAACTTCGATCAATGGTTGGCCTTGCCCGTGTGAAGGAAGAAGTGACAGCTGCGACGAATTTGGTTCGTGTCCGCCAAATGCGCGAGCAGATGGGCCTTCCTGCCATGCCCATGAGCCTTCACATGGTGTTCACCGGCAACCCTGGTACAGGGAAAACCACTGTTGCACGCCTTATCGCCCTCATTTACAAAGAACTTGGCCTTCTCGAAGAAGGACACCTCACAGAAGTCGACCGCAGTGGCTTGGTGGGAGGCTACATTGGAGAAACGGCCATCAAGGTACAGAAGGTCGTTCAAAGCGCCCGCGGGGGCATCCTCTTCATTGACGAAGCGTACGCCCTGAAAACCGACGGGCACGACTTCTACGGGCAGGAAGCCATCAACACCCTACTCAAAAGCATGGAAGACCACCGCGACGACCTCGTCGTCATTGTCGCTGGCTATACCCAGCAGATGGAAGCCTTCCTCGAAACGAACCCTGGCTTGCGATCCAGGTTCAATCGTTACATCCACTTCGACGACTACACCGGCGAAGAACTCCTGAATATCTTCCAGTACATGTGCGCAAGCAACGGTTACACATCCACGCAGATCGCCGTGTACCAGCTCAAATCCCATTTTTCGAGCCTCTATGCCGAACGCGACCAAAACTTTGGCAATGCCCGCACCGTCCGAAATATCTTTGAGACGATCCTGAAGCACCAGGCGGGACGTGTGGTCACCATCAATCAGCCAACCGCCGATGATCTCTCGTTCATAGATCTAGCAGACATTGCATGGCTCTTCGAACGACCAGCCAAATCGCTCGCTGAAAGGGGCCGCGCATGA
- a CDS encoding ArdC-like ssDNA-binding domain-containing protein yields MTTDTAPAAPIPAAELLRQVEHHVEHLAQGGSIELLAYLAFAARFHTYSVNNQVLILLSAPEARFVAGIKTWNQQGRRVRKGAKGIKILAPMTRRVEENGEEKRALVGFRTVTVFPDTATEGDPLPETSFMTAQEGGDLALFDHLVSHCPYPVKWEPLSRAHGMTDGGVITLDPDRCATPAQRIRVLFHEWAHAALHFQGAQLRAEDLPDRQTRELEADAAAYVLASLHGVEATAAVSDYLTTWGGNAEKLRASLGRIHQAVSSILGRFQNSSRMTPQAAD; encoded by the coding sequence ATGACCACCGACACCGCACCCGCTGCCCCAATTCCCGCCGCTGAACTCCTGCGGCAAGTCGAGCACCACGTGGAACACCTCGCCCAGGGAGGCAGCATCGAACTGCTGGCGTACCTGGCCTTTGCCGCCCGCTTCCACACCTACAGCGTCAACAACCAGGTGCTGATTCTCCTGTCCGCCCCAGAAGCGCGCTTTGTCGCGGGCATCAAGACCTGGAACCAGCAGGGACGCCGCGTCAGAAAAGGCGCGAAGGGCATCAAGATTCTCGCCCCCATGACGCGCCGGGTCGAGGAGAACGGGGAAGAGAAGCGCGCTTTGGTGGGTTTTCGTACCGTGACCGTTTTCCCTGACACGGCGACCGAAGGCGACCCGTTGCCGGAGACGTCATTTATGACCGCGCAGGAGGGCGGAGACCTGGCCCTGTTCGATCATCTCGTGTCGCACTGCCCGTACCCCGTGAAATGGGAACCGCTGAGCAGAGCGCACGGGATGACGGACGGGGGTGTGATCACCCTCGATCCGGACCGCTGCGCGACGCCCGCCCAGCGCATCCGGGTGCTGTTCCACGAGTGGGCGCACGCCGCGCTGCACTTCCAGGGGGCACAGCTGCGCGCGGAAGACCTGCCCGACCGCCAGACCCGGGAACTGGAAGCGGATGCGGCGGCCTATGTGCTGGCGAGCTTGCACGGGGTCGAGGCGACCGCCGCGGTCAGCGACTACCTCACCACCTGGGGTGGAAACGCGGAGAAGCTCCGCGCCAGCCTGGGCCGCATTCACCAGGCTGTGTCCAGCATCCTGGGGCGCTTCCAGAACAGCAGCCGCATGACGCCGCAGGCCGCCGACTGA
- a CDS encoding TerD family protein: MTIQLTSGNNTSLTANHPGLQRVQVGLGWNFPEGSEPFDLDASALLVQSNGQVRSDNDFVFYNNAEDIDMSVRYGGDSLNGIASGDDEVIVIELNRVPVEISKVVLCATIHEAVGRDFSNVNGAYIRLLNLENSEEIARFDLQENFLGMTAMLFGEVYRHNAAWKFRALGMGLEGGLRALVSSFGVNVD, translated from the coding sequence ATGACCATTCAGCTGACTTCGGGCAACAACACTTCTCTTACCGCAAATCATCCAGGCCTACAGCGCGTCCAGGTAGGCTTAGGATGGAACTTTCCTGAAGGTAGTGAACCTTTCGATCTCGACGCGAGTGCTCTCCTCGTTCAGTCCAATGGCCAAGTCCGGAGTGATAACGACTTTGTATTTTATAATAATGCTGAAGATATCGATATGAGCGTCCGCTACGGTGGCGATAGTCTCAATGGAATTGCAAGTGGAGATGACGAGGTAATCGTCATTGAACTCAACCGAGTTCCCGTTGAGATCTCCAAGGTTGTCTTGTGTGCCACAATCCACGAAGCGGTTGGGAGGGACTTTAGTAATGTGAATGGAGCCTACATCAGATTGCTAAACCTGGAGAATAGTGAGGAAATAGCACGCTTTGACTTACAAGAGAACTTTCTCGGCATGACGGCCATGCTATTTGGGGAAGTGTATCGGCACAACGCCGCATGGAAGTTTAGAGCTTTGGGAATGGGTTTAGAAGGTGGCTTACGTGCTTTGGTATCGAGTTTTGGAGTGAATGTCGACTAA
- the dinB gene encoding DNA polymerase IV has protein sequence MRKIVHVDADAFFASVELRDNPSLRGKPVAVTYKGPRSVVTTATYEARQYGVKSALSLRTALARCPQLIVVEPRMDAYREASRIIQSVFLEFTDLVEPLSLDEAYLDLTDPKQGPKSATLIAREIKRLVQERTGGLTVSAGVSFNKMLAKLGSGMNKPDGLTVILPEEADALILCLPVGEFYGIGPVTATKLQEMGVQTGADLRQVSLERFTREFGSHGAHMYQIARGMDDRPVDPSEDRKYRVD, from the coding sequence ATGCGGAAGATTGTGCACGTGGATGCGGACGCCTTCTTCGCGAGTGTGGAACTCCGGGACAACCCGAGCCTCCGTGGGAAGCCGGTGGCTGTCACGTACAAGGGTCCCCGCAGCGTGGTGACGACGGCGACATACGAAGCAAGGCAGTACGGCGTGAAGAGTGCTCTGTCCTTGCGGACAGCTCTGGCCCGTTGTCCCCAACTAATCGTGGTCGAGCCCCGCATGGACGCGTACCGGGAAGCAAGCCGGATCATCCAGAGCGTCTTCCTGGAATTCACGGACTTGGTTGAGCCACTGAGCTTGGACGAGGCGTACCTCGACCTCACGGACCCGAAACAGGGACCAAAAAGTGCGACGTTGATCGCTCGGGAGATCAAGCGGCTGGTGCAGGAACGCACGGGAGGGCTGACCGTCTCCGCTGGCGTGAGTTTCAACAAGATGCTCGCCAAACTCGGCAGCGGGATGAACAAGCCGGATGGTCTGACGGTCATCCTGCCTGAGGAAGCGGACGCGTTGATCCTGTGCTTGCCGGTAGGGGAGTTCTACGGGATTGGCCCGGTAACTGCGACCAAACTGCAGGAGATGGGCGTCCAAACAGGAGCGGATCTACGGCAAGTCTCCTTGGAGCGATTCACCCGTGAGTTTGGATCGCATGGGGCGCATATGTACCAGATTGCGCGGGGAATGGATGACCGCCCTGTGGATCCGAGTGAGGACCGGAAGTATCGGGTGGACTGA
- a CDS encoding TerB N-terminal domain-containing protein, which translates to MRRYLVATLDVRRQQPKVSGSNMVPEVPHHLEGLGQPFRAPREPMPALAEAESLATAPTMPTLPWITATSSGTSSEAKALKRQTGRQQGRWEQLHSHHAYIGSFLEEARRRVNETRKNAQPVPLQSYWTNYHVLNQAQAAWYFFWRARFRAGEALETDLSYLFLHAYEVIHGVGFPHPEAAFQHLRRLWHRYRESHPRLDDYLPSWLTDFVHYYELGEAEKQAWLEEAKAYGRSDLTVDHGEDRANLLIQHWLEGDDRTHVPQEMFRHLITYTPNTNKFYRDAKDQATLDALFDRAITLIDEFYRETTGTSVFERLGPKTATQINRRAFAGAVFEGPPFSYTIGTVPRYPQDGKLSKLLTQGVRHAENLARKQAGTKFLLRDIDLSEDLKAYLDAHLLPQQQAPQATLPAPQRLATGVQLDLSRLAILQRESEEIRERLLEEGLPGESSAAAAPLSPRPPADQPETALDSPGSALTTTPFLVDTPRSRPAHLDTLATALGTMSPPAQDLLRQLHDQDWEMSERDVQLPLGTFVSTLVDEVNEAAESTLGDVLLQQEGGLLIAVEDYREELNFLLYPQEEPLTAPAKRLEGPWQDLAEVLPLLHLEILARLLQSDLSLVELEAFTAARHALASAVLEDLNTHALDTLGDILIDPYGDPLTVEVAYRDDVRRVLQVRSLTLPE; encoded by the coding sequence ATGCGCCGCTACCTGGTCGCCACGCTGGACGTGCGTCGACAACAACCCAAAGTCAGTGGCTCGAACATGGTGCCAGAGGTCCCCCACCACCTGGAGGGCTTAGGGCAACCCTTTCGTGCCCCTCGGGAACCCATGCCAGCACTTGCAGAAGCGGAAAGCTTGGCGACCGCACCAACCATGCCAACCCTGCCGTGGATCACCGCCACCTCATCGGGAACTTCGTCAGAGGCCAAGGCCCTCAAACGGCAGACGGGGCGACAGCAGGGCCGCTGGGAGCAGTTGCACAGCCACCACGCCTACATCGGCTCATTCCTTGAAGAAGCCCGCCGCCGTGTGAACGAGACGCGCAAGAACGCCCAGCCTGTACCACTCCAGTCCTACTGGACCAACTACCACGTCCTCAATCAAGCTCAGGCCGCCTGGTACTTCTTCTGGCGCGCACGTTTCCGCGCAGGAGAAGCGCTTGAAACCGATTTGAGTTACCTCTTCCTTCACGCCTATGAGGTCATCCATGGCGTGGGCTTTCCCCATCCAGAAGCCGCATTCCAGCACCTCCGCCGCCTCTGGCACAGGTACCGGGAATCCCATCCTCGGCTCGACGACTACCTCCCATCCTGGTTGACGGACTTCGTTCACTACTACGAACTGGGTGAAGCAGAAAAGCAAGCCTGGTTGGAAGAGGCCAAGGCGTACGGGAGAAGCGATCTCACGGTGGACCATGGGGAGGACCGGGCGAACCTGCTCATCCAGCACTGGCTGGAAGGCGATGACCGAACGCACGTTCCCCAGGAGATGTTCCGCCACCTCATCACGTATACCCCCAACACCAACAAGTTCTACCGGGATGCCAAGGACCAGGCCACCCTCGATGCCTTGTTCGACCGCGCCATCACCCTGATAGACGAGTTCTACCGGGAGACAACCGGCACATCGGTATTCGAACGCCTGGGACCGAAAACCGCCACCCAGATCAACAGACGCGCGTTCGCAGGCGCCGTGTTCGAGGGACCTCCCTTCTCCTACACGATTGGCACCGTACCGCGCTACCCACAGGACGGGAAACTCTCCAAGCTGCTCACCCAAGGTGTCCGACACGCGGAGAATCTCGCTCGGAAGCAGGCAGGCACCAAGTTCCTCCTCCGCGACATCGACCTAAGTGAAGACCTCAAAGCCTATCTCGATGCCCACCTGCTGCCTCAGCAGCAAGCCCCCCAGGCGACCTTGCCTGCCCCGCAGCGTCTTGCCACCGGGGTACAGCTGGACCTGAGCCGCCTGGCCATCTTGCAACGGGAGTCCGAGGAGATTCGGGAGCGCCTGCTCGAAGAAGGCCTGCCTGGGGAATCTTCAGCAGCAGCAGCACCGCTTTCGCCACGCCCACCCGCAGACCAGCCCGAGACGGCTCTTGATTCACCTGGATCGGCCTTGACCACCACTCCTTTCCTGGTGGATACACCTAGATCTCGCCCCGCTCACCTGGACACTCTCGCCACAGCTCTGGGCACCATGTCACCTCCTGCGCAAGACCTCCTGCGGCAACTCCACGATCAGGATTGGGAAATGTCAGAGCGTGACGTACAACTGCCCCTCGGCACCTTCGTCAGTACGCTGGTGGACGAGGTGAATGAGGCCGCGGAATCCACACTGGGTGACGTTCTACTTCAGCAGGAAGGCGGGCTCCTCATCGCCGTGGAGGATTACCGTGAGGAACTGAACTTCTTGCTGTATCCGCAGGAAGAGCCCCTCACCGCTCCCGCAAAACGCCTCGAAGGTCCGTGGCAGGACCTCGCCGAAGTCCTGCCACTCTTGCATCTGGAAATCCTGGCACGCCTCCTGCAATCTGACCTGTCGCTGGTGGAACTGGAGGCCTTCACTGCTGCTCGGCACGCTCTCGCATCAGCCGTCCTGGAAGATCTGAACACCCATGCCCTTGACACCCTCGGGGATATCCTGATTGACCCCTACGGCGACCCCCTCACGGTTGAGGTGGCGTACCGTGATGATGTCCGCCGCGTACTCCAAGTGCGAAGCCTCACCCTCCCGGAGTAA
- a CDS encoding IS3 family transposase — protein MRGARPKEVSVRRLCELHGVNRSWFYEQQGREEMDADQALSQDIEAVVVEFDGYGYRRVTRELARRGRPVNHKRVLRVMRERRLLCRPKRRYRATTDSNHNEKRFPNLLREVVPVRPDQVWQADLTYVRVRQGFVYLACVLDGFTREVVGWSMSKFLDADLPLAALNNALAARCPAPGLLHHSDQGVQYASRVYVDRLRSAGITPSMSRTGNPYDNAKMESFYKTLKTEEVDLQEYVDLDDARRHIEFFIADLYNRRRLHSSLGYVPPAEFAARYTTAQM, from the coding sequence ATGCGCGGAGCGCGCCCAAAAGAGGTGTCGGTGCGTCGTCTGTGTGAGCTGCACGGGGTTAATCGCTCGTGGTTCTACGAACAGCAGGGCCGGGAGGAGATGGACGCCGATCAGGCGTTGTCCCAGGACATTGAGGCCGTAGTGGTGGAGTTCGACGGATACGGATATCGGCGTGTCACCCGCGAGTTGGCCCGACGAGGCCGCCCAGTGAACCACAAGCGCGTGTTGAGAGTCATGCGGGAACGCCGGTTGCTCTGCCGCCCGAAGCGCCGCTATCGGGCGACAACCGATTCCAACCACAACGAGAAGCGCTTCCCAAATCTGCTACGCGAAGTCGTCCCAGTACGGCCAGATCAGGTCTGGCAAGCCGATCTGACCTACGTGCGAGTCCGCCAAGGCTTTGTGTACCTGGCCTGCGTGCTGGACGGTTTTACCCGTGAGGTGGTGGGCTGGTCCATGTCAAAGTTTCTGGACGCAGATTTACCGCTGGCAGCGCTCAACAACGCGCTTGCAGCGCGTTGTCCTGCCCCCGGTCTGCTGCACCATTCGGACCAGGGCGTGCAATACGCCAGTCGGGTGTACGTGGACCGCTTGCGGTCCGCAGGAATCACGCCAAGTATGTCCAGGACAGGCAATCCCTATGACAACGCCAAAATGGAGAGCTTCTACAAGACCCTGAAGACTGAGGAGGTCGATCTGCAAGAATACGTCGATCTGGACGACGCTCGACGACACATCGAGTTCTTTATTGCGGACCTGTACAACCGTCGCCGACTGCACTCCAGCCTGGGGTACGTTCCACCCGCCGAGTTCGCCGCCCGCTACACTACCGCCCAGATGTGA
- a CDS encoding IS982 family transposase has protein sequence MCRYRHHHSLGRRAVIRQLHRWAKRHFSDQKRFKHQKLTDALLVALLLARFVFKQPYRSIWWNMLREDRVGLPSYIQAYMRSVRLLERLEALVSPAKRCAEVIIDSMPLPVCRPKRGKRCKFPGAKWGFGTQGDVYGYKLHAWVTPAGEIVQSLLKPANLHDTTVSDELNRRWPEFGGPKIIGDKGYCCLGYLFPPKKNTRYDNGWRQDRHPKLRKRIETVFSQLVEAQIRSVQTKTLPSLRLRVVLAVLAHNLAQP, from the coding sequence ATGTGCAGATACCGTCACCATCATAGTTTAGGTCGTCGTGCGGTGATTCGTCAGCTCCACCGTTGGGCGAAGCGGCACTTCAGCGATCAGAAGCGATTTAAGCATCAGAAGCTGACGGATGCCCTGCTCGTGGCCCTCTTGCTCGCTCGCTTCGTGTTCAAGCAGCCGTATCGCTCGATCTGGTGGAACATGTTGAGGGAAGACCGCGTCGGTCTTCCCTCCTACATCCAGGCGTACATGCGAAGCGTGCGTCTGCTGGAACGCCTCGAAGCCTTGGTCAGCCCCGCCAAACGCTGTGCAGAAGTGATCATTGACTCCATGCCGCTCCCGGTGTGTCGCCCGAAACGAGGCAAGCGGTGCAAGTTCCCGGGAGCGAAATGGGGGTTTGGGACCCAGGGCGACGTGTACGGGTACAAGCTGCATGCCTGGGTGACACCCGCAGGGGAGATCGTCCAGTCCCTCCTCAAACCCGCCAATCTTCACGACACCACCGTCAGCGATGAGTTGAACCGGAGGTGGCCTGAGTTCGGCGGGCCAAAGATCATTGGGGACAAGGGCTATTGCTGCCTGGGCTACCTGTTCCCACCCAAGAAAAACACCCGCTATGACAACGGGTGGCGGCAAGACCGCCACCCAAAGCTCCGCAAACGCATTGAAACCGTCTTTTCACAATTGGTCGAAGCTCAAATTCGCTCCGTTCAGACCAAAACACTTCCCTCTCTCCGGCTCCGCGTCGTCCTGGCTGTCCTCGCCCATAACCTCGCTCAGCCCTAA
- a CDS encoding ParB/RepB/Spo0J family partition protein: MTRRHTATVLPGVPRGAALDALGGVEQAAAIHVMPNLVQPQPGFNPRGRYLRPGQDPFSPEALADLTASIREHGVLTPLLVRPRPGGYWIVAGERRWRAFEAARALDAQEGLPERSGLRTLPVVVRSLSDVEAEELALIENGQREDLDLVQETLLGFDLLARHTGLPRDELPAYLTRARNYPERDEFGVADLLRRTFGTGLSVWVQQRSKILRLTSEERMAVQTGRLDAKVAYQLLALPEGAERQGVLRAAVEEHLTSALVRERVQRVLGVARSEAHAEAEGLRRMLGRVDRLSDDRAIQARELMQQLRALLEEDSPRKARR, translated from the coding sequence GTGACAAGGCGTCACACAGCGACGGTGCTGCCGGGTGTGCCGCGAGGGGCGGCCCTTGATGCCCTGGGAGGCGTAGAGCAAGCTGCCGCGATTCACGTCATGCCCAACCTCGTGCAGCCTCAGCCGGGCTTCAACCCTAGAGGCCGTTACCTGCGCCCGGGGCAGGACCCGTTCTCTCCGGAGGCCCTTGCAGATCTCACCGCGAGTATTCGGGAACATGGGGTGCTTACGCCCCTGCTGGTGCGACCCCGCCCAGGGGGTTATTGGATCGTCGCAGGAGAGAGGCGCTGGCGGGCATTCGAGGCCGCGCGGGCCCTCGACGCTCAGGAAGGCCTGCCAGAACGTTCGGGCCTGCGTACCCTTCCGGTAGTGGTGCGCTCCCTGTCGGACGTGGAGGCCGAGGAGTTGGCCCTGATTGAGAACGGCCAGCGTGAGGACCTTGACCTCGTGCAGGAGACGCTGTTGGGCTTCGACTTGCTTGCTCGTCACACGGGGCTGCCGCGCGATGAGCTGCCCGCCTATCTCACCCGCGCGCGCAATTACCCGGAGCGCGACGAGTTTGGTGTGGCCGACTTGCTCCGCCGGACTTTCGGCACGGGGCTGAGCGTGTGGGTACAGCAGAGATCGAAGATTCTGCGGTTGACCTCAGAGGAGCGAATGGCCGTGCAGACGGGGCGGCTTGATGCGAAGGTGGCGTATCAGCTGCTTGCCCTGCCTGAAGGAGCCGAGCGGCAGGGGGTTCTGCGAGCGGCAGTAGAAGAACACTTGACGAGCGCTCTGGTGCGTGAGCGGGTTCAGAGGGTACTGGGAGTGGCCCGTAGCGAAGCGCATGCGGAGGCGGAAGGCTTGCGCCGCATGTTGGGGCGCGTGGACCGTCTGTCTGACGACCGGGCGATCCAGGCTCGGGAATTGATGCAGCAACTCCGTGCCTTACTGGAGGAAGACAGTCCACGAAAGGCCCGCCGCTAA
- a CDS encoding transposase, whose product MPGRTHSREFKLDIVNQVDGGQKTTAQLCREHALSPSLIHRWRKEVEVRGEMAFTDQAKPDQSLEQRIAELERFCGQLSLENTILKKSLATYRSKQGTK is encoded by the coding sequence ATGCCCGGACGTACCCACAGCCGTGAGTTCAAGCTCGACATCGTGAATCAAGTTGACGGGGGTCAAAAGACGACCGCTCAGCTCTGCCGAGAACACGCTCTCTCGCCCAGTCTGATCCACCGCTGGCGGAAGGAGGTCGAGGTGCGTGGGGAAATGGCCTTCACCGACCAGGCCAAGCCCGACCAGTCGTTGGAACAGCGAATCGCCGAGTTGGAACGGTTTTGCGGGCAGTTGTCGTTGGAGAACACAATCCTAAAAAAGTCGTTGGCGACGTACCGCTCGAAACAAGGCACCAAATGA